From the Labilibaculum sp. DW002 genome, one window contains:
- a CDS encoding OsmC family protein, translating into MTTVKTTYLGDLRTENIHLQSGNKIYTDAPIDNQGKGEAFSPTDLMATSFGSCIMTIMGIVARDNNIDIVGTELNITKIMESDPRRVSEVIVEFNFPDKSYTAEEKQIIENVAGTSPVPLSVSTQMIQTIKLNWAK; encoded by the coding sequence ATGACAACAGTAAAAACAACTTACTTAGGCGATCTAAGAACAGAAAATATTCACTTACAATCGGGAAATAAGATTTATACCGATGCTCCTATTGATAATCAAGGGAAAGGCGAAGCTTTTTCTCCAACAGATTTAATGGCAACCTCATTCGGTTCATGTATTATGACCATTATGGGAATTGTTGCTCGCGATAACAATATCGACATTGTAGGAACTGAGCTGAACATTACTAAAATAATGGAGAGTGATCCAAGAAGAGTTTCGGAAGTTATCGTAGAGTTCAATTTTCCTGATAAAAGTTATACTGCCGAAGAAAAACAAATTATTGAAAATGTAGCCGGAACCAGTCCAGTGCCATTGAGCGTATCAACTCAAATGATACAAACCATAAAACTGAATTGGGCGAAATAG